One Nocardioidaceae bacterium SCSIO 66511 genomic window carries:
- the dhaM gene encoding dihydroxyacetone kinase phosphoryl donor subunit DhaM → MTVGIVVVSHSRPLADAAVALAAQMVQGDLPPIEIAAGTDDGSLGTDATAVHAAIESLSDTSGILVLLDLGSAVMSAETAYELLDPDLAERVHLSSAPLVEGLFGAVVRASTGGDLEAVAAEANRGLLPKQVHLDQS, encoded by the coding sequence GTGACCGTCGGGATCGTCGTCGTATCGCACAGCAGACCACTGGCCGACGCGGCCGTCGCACTCGCCGCACAGATGGTGCAGGGCGACCTTCCGCCGATCGAGATCGCGGCGGGCACCGACGACGGATCGCTCGGCACAGACGCAACCGCCGTGCACGCAGCGATCGAGTCACTCAGCGACACCTCTGGCATCCTCGTACTCCTCGACCTGGGCAGTGCGGTGATGAGCGCCGAGACTGCGTACGAGCTGCTCGACCCAGATCTCGCAGAACGCGTGCACTTGTCGAGTGCGCCCCTGGTCGAGGGGTTGTTCGGCGCCGTCGTACGCGCATCGACCGGCGGCGACCTCGAAGCCGTCGCCGCGGAGGCGAACCGCGGGCTGCTGCCGAAGCAGGTTCACCTCGACCAGAGCTGA
- the dhaL gene encoding dihydroxyacetone kinase subunit DhaL, translating to MAASISDLESWLRTYAATIHDNTAYLTELDAAVGDADHGTNMDRGMQKVVGVLDDESYETADALFKKVGMTLVSAVGGASGPLYGTFFLRMATGVGAVDSVDAAAFGVGLRAGVEGVLARGKAELGDKTMYDAWAPALGAFDGTEGGLGEKLASAAAAAAKARDDTAALVARKGRASYLGERSAGHLDPGAVSTVMLIEAAKETLT from the coding sequence ATGGCCGCGAGTATCTCCGACCTCGAGAGCTGGCTGCGCACCTACGCAGCGACGATCCACGACAACACGGCGTACCTCACCGAGCTCGATGCCGCCGTCGGCGATGCCGATCACGGTACGAACATGGACCGCGGCATGCAGAAGGTCGTCGGCGTACTCGACGACGAGTCGTACGAGACCGCTGACGCGCTGTTCAAGAAGGTCGGCATGACTCTGGTGAGCGCCGTCGGCGGCGCGAGCGGGCCGCTGTACGGCACCTTCTTTCTCCGGATGGCAACAGGCGTCGGTGCGGTCGACTCCGTCGACGCGGCAGCATTCGGCGTTGGCCTGCGCGCCGGGGTCGAGGGAGTTCTCGCCCGCGGCAAGGCCGAGCTCGGCGACAAGACGATGTACGACGCGTGGGCACCCGCGCTCGGCGCATTCGACGGCACCGAAGGAGGCCTCGGCGAGAAGCTCGCTTCAGCGGCGGCCGCAGCCGCGAAGGCTCGAGACGACACCGCCGCACTCGTTGCACGCAAAGGCCGCGCCAGCTATCTGGGCGAACGCAGCGCAGGCCATCTCGATCCCGGGGCGGTAAGCACGGTGATGCTCATCGAGGCGGCCAAGGAGACGTTGACGTGA
- the dhaK gene encoding dihydroxyacetone kinase subunit DhaK produces the protein MKKLINDPADVVAESLRGVELAHGDHVRVDHDNRIVYRRDTPRPGKVGLVSGGGSGHEPMHGGFVGVGMLDAACAGEVFTSPVPDQMTAATETVDGGAGVLHIVKNYTGDVMNFEMAAELAGDVDVRSVVTNDDVAVQDSTFTAGRRGVGATVLLEKLVGAAAEEGQSLDDVHALAVRVNDSARSMGVALTSCTVPSAGKPTFELGDDEIEVGIGIHGEPGRERKPLAPARDVAAMLVEPVLADLPHDRGDSVIAFVNGMGGTPLIEQYVMFNEVSRLLGDAGLTVARSLVGSYMTSLEMAGCSVTLLRCDDELVRLWDAPVNTPGLRWGA, from the coding sequence ATGAAGAAGTTGATCAACGATCCTGCCGACGTCGTGGCCGAGTCGCTGCGGGGAGTCGAGCTGGCGCACGGCGACCACGTCCGCGTCGACCACGACAACCGCATCGTCTACCGCCGCGACACCCCGCGTCCCGGCAAGGTCGGGTTGGTTTCCGGCGGAGGCTCGGGCCATGAGCCCATGCACGGCGGGTTCGTCGGCGTCGGCATGCTCGACGCGGCGTGCGCGGGCGAGGTCTTCACCTCCCCGGTGCCCGACCAGATGACCGCCGCGACGGAGACCGTCGACGGCGGTGCCGGTGTCCTGCACATCGTGAAGAACTACACCGGCGACGTGATGAACTTCGAGATGGCCGCCGAGCTCGCCGGCGACGTCGACGTACGTTCCGTCGTCACCAATGACGACGTCGCCGTCCAGGACTCCACGTTCACCGCCGGGCGACGCGGGGTCGGCGCGACGGTACTGCTGGAGAAGCTCGTAGGCGCGGCTGCCGAAGAGGGGCAGTCTCTCGACGACGTGCACGCACTCGCCGTACGCGTGAACGATTCGGCGCGCAGCATGGGCGTTGCGCTCACATCCTGCACCGTTCCGAGTGCTGGCAAGCCGACGTTCGAGCTCGGCGACGACGAGATCGAGGTCGGCATCGGAATCCACGGCGAGCCGGGCAGGGAACGCAAACCGCTCGCACCCGCACGCGACGTGGCGGCGATGCTCGTCGAGCCGGTGCTCGCCGATCTGCCACACGACCGCGGCGACTCGGTGATCGCATTCGTCAACGGCATGGGCGGTACGCCGCTGATCGAGCAGTACGTGATGTTCAACGAGGTCTCCAGGCTCCTCGGTGACGCCGGCCTGACGGTCGCGCGGTCGCTGGTGGGCAGCTACATGACCTCGCTGGAGATGGCCGGCTGCTCGGTCACCCTGCTGCGCTGCGACGACGAGCTCGTACGTCTGTGGGACGCCCCGGTCAACACGCCCGGCCTGCGCTGGGGCGCGTGA
- the ptsP gene encoding phosphoenolpyruvate--protein phosphotransferase, producing the protein MANDDNDRVIRGTPVVPGIAYAPVAVVRTDVPRELIEAFAGHGSVEEAMGAYDSAVDTVADRLTGRASAADGDAAEVLTATAGIARDPGLAAAVRTRVEGGDDLLAAVSGAIAQFADTFTQLGGVMAERVTDLHDIERRVTAELVGAPEPGVPRPAEPSVLVAVDLAPADTATLDPATAVALVTEHGGPTSHTAIIARQLGIPCVVGAVGVTDVPAATSVLVDGSAGTIRVAPPEQLASALVDDDLRRRAQLRSWTGPAATADGHRIRLLANVHDGASARAAADAPVEGVGLFRTEICFLDRAQEPSVDEQAAVYGEVLRAFGPDRQVVIRTLDAGSDKPLAFADQPAEENPALGVRGLRLARRNRGLLDRQLEAISAAARDSATTPRVMAPMVSTVEEARSFAAKVHSLGLEAGVMVEVPSAAIQAHRILEHVDFVSIGTNDLTQYTMAADRLSGELAYLSDPWQPAVLTLISMTAAAGASARHPIGVCGEAAADPLLAAVLVGMGVTSLSMAPAAVAAVGQRLSSLTLDTCERAAAAALGAADPDEAREAVRGVL; encoded by the coding sequence ATGGCCAACGACGACAACGACCGGGTCATCCGCGGCACTCCGGTCGTACCGGGCATCGCGTACGCGCCTGTGGCGGTCGTCCGCACCGACGTGCCGCGTGAGTTGATCGAGGCATTCGCCGGTCACGGCAGTGTCGAGGAAGCGATGGGCGCCTACGACTCTGCGGTCGACACTGTGGCAGACCGGCTGACCGGCCGTGCGTCGGCCGCCGACGGCGACGCGGCAGAGGTCCTCACTGCGACTGCGGGCATCGCCCGCGACCCCGGGCTCGCCGCCGCGGTACGTACCCGCGTCGAGGGCGGCGATGACCTGCTGGCGGCCGTCTCCGGCGCGATCGCGCAGTTCGCGGATACCTTCACCCAGCTCGGCGGGGTGATGGCCGAGCGAGTGACGGACCTGCACGACATCGAACGCCGGGTCACCGCCGAACTCGTCGGTGCACCCGAGCCGGGCGTACCTCGGCCTGCGGAGCCGTCCGTACTTGTCGCGGTCGACCTCGCGCCGGCGGACACGGCGACCCTCGACCCGGCCACAGCGGTCGCACTCGTCACCGAACACGGCGGGCCCACTAGCCATACGGCGATCATCGCTCGACAACTCGGGATCCCGTGCGTCGTCGGTGCTGTCGGGGTCACCGACGTACCCGCCGCTACGTCGGTGCTCGTCGACGGGTCGGCAGGAACGATTCGGGTGGCACCACCCGAACAGCTGGCGAGCGCGTTGGTCGACGACGACCTTCGCCGCCGAGCGCAGCTCAGGTCGTGGACTGGTCCCGCCGCGACCGCTGACGGGCACCGCATACGACTGCTTGCGAATGTCCACGACGGCGCCTCGGCACGCGCCGCGGCCGACGCTCCGGTCGAAGGTGTCGGCCTGTTCCGTACGGAGATCTGCTTCCTCGATCGCGCCCAGGAGCCGTCCGTAGACGAGCAGGCTGCGGTTTACGGCGAAGTGCTGCGGGCGTTCGGGCCGGATCGACAGGTCGTCATACGTACGCTGGACGCCGGCTCGGACAAACCGCTCGCGTTCGCCGATCAGCCCGCCGAGGAAAACCCCGCACTCGGCGTACGCGGGCTGCGTCTTGCCCGGCGAAATCGGGGCCTACTCGACCGCCAGCTGGAAGCGATCTCGGCGGCCGCTCGCGACTCCGCGACAACACCGCGGGTGATGGCCCCGATGGTCTCCACCGTCGAGGAGGCCCGGTCGTTCGCCGCGAAGGTGCATTCACTCGGACTCGAAGCCGGCGTGATGGTTGAGGTGCCGAGCGCGGCGATCCAGGCCCACCGCATCCTGGAGCACGTCGACTTCGTCTCGATCGGCACGAACGACCTCACGCAGTACACGATGGCCGCCGACCGCCTCTCGGGCGAGCTCGCGTACCTCTCCGACCCCTGGCAGCCCGCCGTTCTGACCCTGATCTCGATGACCGCCGCAGCCGGCGCGAGCGCCCGACACCCGATCGGCGTCTGCGGTGAGGCCGCGGCCGACCCGCTGCTGGCCGCCGTACTCGTCGGAATGGGCGTCACGTCACTGTCGATGGCACCGGCCGCAGTCGCCGCCGTCGGCCAGCGGCTGTCGTCGCTGACCTTGGACACCTGTGAGCGAGCCGCGGCGGCCGCGCTCGGCGCGGCCGACCCGGACGAAGCGCGAGAGGCAGTACGCGGCGTGCTGTGA
- a CDS encoding HPr family phosphocarrier protein, translating into MPTKTVHVGSSVGLHARPAAVIADAAGSQAATVTIANPGGTPVDAASSLLIMTLGAKFGDVVEVSSDDQAAVDAIAALIERDLDAD; encoded by the coding sequence ATGCCCACCAAGACGGTGCACGTCGGTTCCTCGGTCGGTCTGCATGCCCGCCCAGCTGCCGTCATCGCCGACGCTGCAGGGTCGCAGGCGGCCACCGTGACGATCGCGAACCCGGGCGGTACGCCCGTCGATGCTGCATCGTCATTGCTGATCATGACGCTCGGAGCGAAGTTCGGGGATGTCGTGGAGGTGAGCAGCGACGACCAGGCTGCCGTCGACGCCATCGCAGCGTTGATCGAACGCGACCTCGACGCCGACTGA